The DNA sequence GCGTCGACGACGAGAAAGCCCGCGCGCGGATCGGCGACGAGATTGCGCGTGTGCTCCGCGAGGCCGCTCACGAGAATCACGGGCCGATGCGCCGCATCGGGCGCGAACGGCACGATCGTCGGATACGGAAAACCCTGCGGCTCGCGCGCGTGGGTCGCGAGCGTACCGAGCGCGCAGCGATGCAGTAAATGCAGTGGCAGGGCGGGGTCGATGTTCACGGTGACTCCTGCGGTCGAAAGGCATGGAATGGAAATGTCAGCAGCGCGCGACGCCGATATGTCGCGCGCACGCAGCTTGCTGCATCGATGTTACTCGCGGCGGTCGCCGGCCGACCATTGGCCGAAAGGCAGATGAGGCGCGCGCCGGCACGCCCGCCAAGCCGGAAACGGCAGACGACATCTCGCTCGCCCGACACACTCCGAACGCCTGGAGCACCAGCCCACAACGCCGGCAAGATCGTAAGCGCTTCGATAAAATCGGACGAATCCAGCCAGCGCCGCGCGCCCATCCATCGCCCCACCCGAGAGCGTCCCGTGTCCGAATCTTCGTCCCGATCCCCGTCCGACTTCGCCGCGCCGCCCGACGCGCATCGCGCGCTCGCGTTGCCGGTTCGCCGGCGCGCCCGCACGGCCACGATGGCGCTGTTCTTCGTGGCGGGCATGATGTACGCGTCGTGGGGCGTGCATGTCCCGACCGTGCGCGACAAGTTCGAGCTCAGCCCCGGACTGCTGTCGGTCGCGTTGTTCGCGGTCGCGGGCGGCTCGATCGCCGCGATGCTGACGATCGCGCGCTGGATCGCGCGCGTCGGCTCGCGCACCGCGTGCCTGACCGGCGGGCTCGTGATGTCGGCCTGCGCGGCGCTGATCCTCGTCGTGCCCGAGTACTGGATGCTCGTCGCCGCGCTCGCGCTGTTCGGCTTTTCGATGGCCACGCTCGACGTCGCGATGAACGCCGAGGCGAGCGCCGTCGAGATCGCGCTCGGCAGGCCGATCATGTCGGCGCTGCACGGAATGTTCAGCCTCGGCGGGATGGCCGGGGCGGCGGCCGGCGGCGCGCTGCTGTCGGCCGGCATGGCGCCGGCCGTGCACCTCGCGCTCGCGGCAGCCGTCTGTGCGGCGGTGCTGCTGGCCGCGAGCCCCGCGGTGCTGCCGCACATCCCGCATCACGAAGCGGCACACGGCGGCGGCAACCGCTGGCGCTCGCCCGCGCTGTGGATGCTCGGCGGCATCGCGCTGGTTGCGTTGATCGCCGAAGGCGCGATGTACGACTGGGCGACCGTCTATATGCGCGACGTCGTCGCGGCGAGCCCCGCGCTCGCGAGCGCCGCGTATGCGGCGTTCTCCGGCGGGATGGCGCTCGCGCGCTTCGCCGGCGACGCGGTGCGCGCCCGCTTCGGCGCGCCGCAGCTCGTGTTCGCGAGCGCGTCGCTCGGCTGCGCGGGCATGGTCGGCGCGCTGTTGCTGCCGAATCCGATCGCGGTGCTGACCGGCTTCACGCTGATGGGCCTCGGCCTCGCCAACCTGATGCCGGTGCTGTTCGCGGCCGCGGCGCGCGTCGAAGGCATTCACGCGGCCGAAGGGCTCGCGCACGTCGCCGGGCTCGCGTATTTCGGCTTGCTGTTCGGCCCGGTCGTGATCGGTGCGGTCGCGCAGGCAGCGAACCTGACGGCCGCGCTGTCGGTCGTCGCGATCTGTGCGGCGCTCGTCGCGGCGGTCGCGCCGAAGGTGCTCGCGCATCTGAAGATCTGAGCGCCCGCCGCGCACCGCCCAAAAAGAAAGCGCGCCTGCGTTTCCGCAGGCGCGCTTTCACCCCTCCGTCGGCCGCTTGTCGGCTTACATCTTCACTTCGTCGAGCAGCGTCTTCTT is a window from the Burkholderia vietnamiensis LMG 10929 genome containing:
- a CDS encoding MFS transporter, producing the protein MSESSSRSPSDFAAPPDAHRALALPVRRRARTATMALFFVAGMMYASWGVHVPTVRDKFELSPGLLSVALFAVAGGSIAAMLTIARWIARVGSRTACLTGGLVMSACAALILVVPEYWMLVAALALFGFSMATLDVAMNAEASAVEIALGRPIMSALHGMFSLGGMAGAAAGGALLSAGMAPAVHLALAAAVCAAVLLAASPAVLPHIPHHEAAHGGGNRWRSPALWMLGGIALVALIAEGAMYDWATVYMRDVVAASPALASAAYAAFSGGMALARFAGDAVRARFGAPQLVFASASLGCAGMVGALLLPNPIAVLTGFTLMGLGLANLMPVLFAAAARVEGIHAAEGLAHVAGLAYFGLLFGPVVIGAVAQAANLTAALSVVAICAALVAAVAPKVLAHLKI